A single Anatilimnocola floriformis DNA region contains:
- a CDS encoding ABC transporter permease, with translation MILRISLQERLVYRGDFALGTLMRFLPIVTQVFLWYAIFQTLGNRSIAGYRYEEFVAYYLLTMVTRAFSSMPGLSSQIAGQIRSGEIKKFLIQPIDPIGFLLLSRIAHKLAYYSVAAAPFALVFFLCRNYFPGWPDATTFAAFLVSLVLCFLLGYFLEACLGLVGFWLLEVSSLLFVYMLFSFFLSGHMFPIDMLNDAEPWATIVNTLPLQYLAYFPSAVLLGKIKGWALVYGLTLEALWVLFFILLSRYLWLRGTRRYSAYGG, from the coding sequence ATGATCCTGCGGATATCGCTGCAGGAGCGACTTGTTTACCGCGGCGATTTCGCGCTCGGCACGTTGATGCGCTTTCTGCCGATCGTGACGCAGGTCTTCTTGTGGTACGCAATTTTTCAGACGCTGGGCAATCGCAGCATCGCTGGCTATCGGTATGAAGAGTTCGTCGCGTACTACTTGCTGACAATGGTGACTCGCGCCTTTTCGAGCATGCCAGGCTTGTCGTCGCAGATTGCCGGACAGATCCGCTCGGGCGAGATCAAGAAGTTCTTGATTCAGCCGATCGATCCGATTGGCTTTTTGCTACTGAGCCGCATAGCGCACAAACTGGCGTATTACTCGGTTGCAGCGGCGCCGTTTGCACTCGTGTTTTTTCTGTGCCGGAATTATTTTCCCGGTTGGCCCGATGCGACAACGTTTGCGGCGTTTCTCGTATCGCTCGTGCTCTGTTTTTTGCTCGGCTACTTCTTGGAAGCGTGTCTCGGCTTAGTTGGCTTTTGGTTGCTGGAAGTCAGCTCGCTGCTCTTTGTGTACATGCTCTTCAGTTTCTTTCTGTCGGGACACATGTTCCCGATCGACATGCTGAATGATGCAGAACCTTGGGCGACGATCGTGAACACGTTGCCGTTGCAGTACCTGGCCTATTTTCCGTCGGCGGTCTTGCTCGGAAAAATCAAAGGCTGGGCGCTCGTGTATGGACTCACGCTCGAGGCATTGTGGGTTCTCTTTTTTATTCTGCTCAGTCGCTATTTGTGGCTACGCGGTACACGGCGTTATAGCGCATACGGAGGCTAA
- a CDS encoding ABC transporter permease — translation MSSANTPALAKIRHPSYLGVFLTFARNSLVRDMTFRGNFLIECVTSVTWMAMNLGFYLIIFKYTRQIAGWDQYEFFAFLSTTMIVNSLVQSFFMPNCEEVSELIRTGGLDFALLKPIDTQFLISLRKVEWAGLSNFFAGVILLSYSLVMMAQRSDTPLILSPQSLLLYTLFCLCGVAIMYSVMISLAATSIWLGQNRSLYDFWFYITNFSRYPMEIYEGPYGRPLRMIFTFVLPILLVVNVPARVIAWPFGTDAEQSNLTMYLAVFTLFATGLSLLASRWLFTAALRGYRSASS, via the coding sequence ATGAGCAGTGCAAATACTCCCGCGCTCGCTAAGATCCGGCATCCGTCATACCTCGGCGTCTTCCTGACGTTCGCCCGCAATAGCCTTGTGCGGGATATGACGTTTCGCGGCAACTTCCTGATCGAGTGCGTCACGTCCGTTACCTGGATGGCGATGAACCTCGGGTTCTATCTGATCATTTTCAAATACACGCGGCAGATCGCCGGTTGGGATCAGTACGAGTTCTTTGCGTTCCTATCGACGACGATGATCGTCAACAGCCTGGTGCAGTCATTCTTCATGCCGAACTGCGAAGAGGTGAGCGAGTTGATCCGCACCGGCGGCCTCGACTTCGCACTGCTCAAACCGATCGACACCCAGTTCCTCATTTCACTGCGCAAAGTGGAGTGGGCCGGCCTGTCGAACTTTTTCGCCGGCGTGATTTTGTTGAGTTACAGCTTGGTGATGATGGCCCAGCGAAGCGACACGCCGCTGATCCTCTCGCCGCAATCGCTGTTGCTCTACACGCTGTTTTGCCTGTGCGGCGTGGCGATTATGTATAGCGTGATGATCAGCCTGGCCGCGACCAGCATTTGGCTGGGACAGAATCGCTCGCTGTACGACTTTTGGTTTTACATCACCAACTTTTCGCGCTACCCGATGGAGATCTACGAAGGGCCATACGGTCGGCCGCTGCGAATGATCTTCACGTTCGTGCTGCCGATTCTGCTGGTGGTGAACGTTCCCGCGCGAGTCATCGCCTGGCCGTTCGGCACCGACGCCGAGCAATCGAATCTGACGATGTATCTCGCCGTGTTCACGCTGTTCGCGACGGGGCTGAGCTTGCTCGCATCGCGGTGGCTCTTCACGGCAGCGTTACGTGGCTACCGCAGCGCCAGCAGCTGA
- a CDS encoding acyltransferase family protein, with product MGLALPFFKSSLSTATVQEPIPLPRGHIPALDGIRGLAILLVTIYRFAGTHDGGLPSWLQPAMEFGTHGVDLFFVLSGFLITGILFDAKGEAHYFRNFYARRTLRIFPLYYGTLALVLVGLPLLGLGISWLNATGDLNSLWWYGSNIRMSQTGLWNFGGLNHFWSLCVEEHFYLVWPLVIFACSRKWAMRVCITAFLASAGARVLWMLTGGNGAAAEVFTLFRLDALCAGAWIALAARGEDGLTNMVPWARAVLVAIGAMLLPLIAMRLQLKTIPTTLYAIFFAAFIVLAVASAKQGWLSFLGRSKLLLWLGKYSYGMYVYQNLLLVGFASFFTAGTITELTGSAAIGRIGFILSMSLLTAGIAWVSWHAYEKRWLAWKHCFEGKKPVKSAAGAAVAT from the coding sequence ATGGGCCTCGCGCTGCCGTTTTTCAAATCGAGCCTTTCCACCGCGACCGTGCAGGAGCCGATCCCGCTGCCGCGCGGGCATATTCCTGCGCTCGATGGCATTCGCGGTTTGGCGATTCTGTTGGTGACGATCTATCGCTTCGCTGGCACACACGATGGCGGTCTGCCCAGCTGGCTGCAGCCCGCGATGGAGTTCGGCACGCATGGCGTGGATTTGTTTTTTGTCCTCTCCGGCTTTTTGATCACCGGCATTCTCTTTGATGCCAAAGGTGAAGCTCATTACTTTCGCAATTTCTACGCGCGGCGAACGCTGCGGATCTTCCCGCTCTATTACGGCACGCTCGCGCTGGTGCTCGTTGGTTTGCCGTTGCTCGGCCTCGGCATTTCGTGGCTCAACGCCACCGGCGATTTGAACAGCCTGTGGTGGTATGGCAGTAACATTCGCATGAGCCAGACCGGCTTGTGGAATTTCGGTGGGCTGAATCACTTTTGGTCGTTGTGCGTCGAGGAACATTTTTATCTCGTTTGGCCGCTCGTGATTTTCGCCTGCTCGCGCAAGTGGGCGATGCGAGTGTGCATCACGGCATTCCTCGCTTCGGCGGGGGCTCGCGTGCTGTGGATGCTGACCGGCGGCAATGGCGCAGCCGCGGAAGTCTTCACGCTCTTCCGACTCGACGCGTTGTGCGCTGGCGCGTGGATCGCACTCGCTGCTCGCGGCGAAGATGGCCTGACGAACATGGTGCCGTGGGCTCGCGCGGTGCTTGTTGCGATCGGCGCGATGCTGTTGCCGTTGATTGCTATGCGGCTGCAATTGAAAACGATTCCGACCACGCTCTATGCGATTTTCTTCGCCGCGTTCATCGTCCTGGCCGTCGCTTCGGCCAAGCAAGGCTGGCTGTCGTTCCTGGGCCGTTCGAAACTATTGCTGTGGCTCGGCAAATACAGCTATGGCATGTACGTCTATCAGAACTTGCTGCTCGTTGGTTTCGCGAGCTTCTTCACTGCCGGAACCATCACGGAGCTAACTGGTTCCGCCGCGATCGGCCGGATTGGTTTCATCCTCAGCATGTCGCTCCTCACGGCCGGCATCGCCTGGGTGAGTTGGCACGCCTATGAAAAACGCTGGCTAGCGTGGAAGCATTGCTTTGAAGGCAAGAAGCCAGTTAAATCAGCTGCTGGCGCTGCGGTAGCCACGTAA
- a CDS encoding bifunctional 5,10-methylenetetrahydrofolate dehydrogenase/5,10-methenyltetrahydrofolate cyclohydrolase translates to MAGLVLDGKKIATQIETELAVEVADFVENNGYSPTLAAVLVGDDPASAVYVRNKGLACDRVGIDSKMHRLPAETGEEELLELIATLNADENVNGILVQLPLPPQIRASRILDAVHPLKDVDCFHAENVGLLVQGRPRYLPCTPHGVLQIIDRSGLSVAGKHCVVVGRSDIVGKPITTLLAAKDSPVGPNCCNATVTMCHSRTADLAAITRTADVIVAAIGQPKFIKAHMVKPGAIVIDVGINRTDAGMCGDVDYDAVREVASAITPVPRGVGPLTVVMLMHNTLSAARCQLT, encoded by the coding sequence TTGGCTGGCCTGGTGCTCGACGGCAAGAAAATTGCCACGCAAATTGAAACGGAATTGGCCGTCGAAGTCGCCGATTTTGTCGAAAACAACGGCTATAGCCCGACGCTGGCCGCCGTGCTGGTCGGCGACGATCCGGCGAGCGCGGTCTATGTGCGGAACAAGGGCCTGGCCTGCGATCGCGTCGGCATCGATAGCAAAATGCATCGCCTGCCAGCCGAAACAGGCGAAGAAGAACTGCTGGAACTGATTGCCACGCTCAATGCCGATGAAAACGTCAACGGCATCCTGGTGCAGTTGCCGTTGCCGCCGCAGATTCGGGCATCGCGAATTCTCGACGCGGTACATCCTCTGAAGGACGTTGATTGTTTTCATGCCGAGAACGTCGGCCTGCTCGTGCAAGGCCGACCGCGCTATTTGCCCTGCACTCCGCACGGCGTGCTGCAGATCATAGATCGCAGCGGCTTGAGTGTCGCGGGCAAGCATTGTGTTGTCGTGGGCCGAAGCGATATCGTCGGCAAGCCGATCACGACACTCCTCGCGGCCAAGGATTCTCCTGTCGGTCCGAATTGCTGCAATGCAACGGTCACCATGTGCCACAGCCGCACGGCCGATCTCGCGGCGATCACGCGCACTGCCGATGTGATCGTTGCCGCCATCGGTCAGCCGAAATTCATCAAAGCCCACATGGTCAAGCCGGGCGCGATCGTGATCGACGTCGGCATCAATCGCACCGACGCCGGCATGTGCGGCGATGTCGATTACGACGCAGTCCGCGAAGTCGCCAGCGCGATCACGCCAGTGCCGCGCGGCGTCGGCCCGCTCACCGTCGTCATGCTGATGCACAACACTCTCTCCGCGGCCCGCTGCCAACTGACGTAA
- a CDS encoding DUF971 domain-containing protein: MPSEHVDPPQSIRRDHPAGALQITWHDGLDVAVPYRVARAACGCAHCVDEMTGERLVFIDDIDPNVIANELQAVGAYAIRIQWSDGHNTGLYTWPQLRALSEDASRPKTEKNTTGN, translated from the coding sequence ATGCCCAGCGAACACGTCGATCCACCCCAAAGCATCCGCCGCGATCATCCCGCCGGCGCGCTGCAGATCACCTGGCACGATGGCCTTGATGTCGCCGTGCCGTATCGCGTCGCCCGCGCGGCCTGTGGTTGTGCTCATTGCGTTGACGAAATGACCGGTGAACGACTGGTGTTCATCGATGACATCGATCCGAATGTGATCGCCAATGAACTGCAAGCTGTCGGCGCTTATGCGATTCGCATCCAGTGGAGCGACGGTCACAACACCGGACTGTACACCTGGCCTCAGTTGCGAGCCCTCAGCGAAGATGCCTCGCGGCCGAAGACTGAAAAAAATACGACCGGCAACTGA
- a CDS encoding PQQ-binding-like beta-propeller repeat protein, producing MNRLSLVALLLLAIVRQAQAGDWPQILGPQRNGQAEKEKLFDTWPAAGPKSEWSYSLGSGYAGPAVVGKRVIVFHRREDQEIVEAIDLTTGKPLWKAEFIATYSGGIDSDKGPRCVPVVKDGRVFVYGAAGDLHCVSLDKGEELWSRSLMADYAGDEGYFGAGSTPLVIGDYVVTNIGGRGAGLVGVDVKTGKTAWQSSNEGASYAAPTSVTVGGKEQGLFVTRLNALLVDPATGKTSPLLPFGKRGPTVNAATPIVFDGQVFLTASYNIDAVLATVASPAEVRWQDGDTLSSQYATPVYRDGYLYGIHGREDQPPAGALRCINAKTGKVKWEKPDFGIAHAILVGDKLLLTKVSGELVLVAASPDGYRELATFTVARPRDPSHNILRPLPALSQGRYLTRTTEAGQGKLICLRVGE from the coding sequence ATGAATCGCCTCTCGCTGGTTGCGTTGTTGTTGCTGGCGATAGTCAGGCAAGCTCAGGCCGGCGATTGGCCACAGATTCTCGGGCCGCAGCGTAACGGCCAGGCGGAAAAAGAAAAGCTGTTCGATACTTGGCCGGCCGCAGGGCCGAAGTCGGAATGGAGTTACTCACTCGGCAGCGGCTACGCCGGCCCCGCCGTTGTCGGCAAGCGCGTGATTGTGTTTCATCGCCGCGAAGACCAGGAAATCGTCGAAGCCATCGACCTGACCACCGGCAAGCCGCTGTGGAAGGCAGAGTTTATCGCGACCTATAGCGGCGGTATCGATAGCGACAAAGGGCCGCGCTGCGTGCCCGTTGTGAAGGACGGCCGCGTGTTTGTCTACGGCGCTGCCGGCGACTTGCACTGTGTTTCGCTCGACAAAGGCGAGGAACTCTGGTCGCGCAGCCTGATGGCCGACTACGCCGGGGATGAAGGCTACTTTGGTGCGGGAAGCACGCCGCTGGTGATCGGCGATTATGTCGTTACGAACATCGGCGGTCGCGGAGCGGGGCTCGTCGGCGTTGACGTGAAGACTGGCAAAACGGCCTGGCAGTCGAGCAACGAGGGAGCGAGCTACGCAGCGCCGACTTCGGTCACCGTCGGCGGCAAGGAACAAGGGTTGTTCGTTACGCGACTCAACGCATTGCTCGTCGATCCAGCAACCGGCAAGACCAGCCCGCTGCTCCCTTTCGGCAAGCGCGGGCCGACGGTGAACGCTGCCACTCCGATTGTGTTCGACGGCCAGGTGTTTCTTACTGCGAGCTATAACATCGACGCCGTGCTGGCCACGGTCGCCTCACCTGCCGAAGTTCGTTGGCAAGACGGCGACACTCTTAGCAGTCAGTATGCGACCCCCGTTTATCGCGACGGCTATCTCTATGGCATCCATGGGCGTGAAGATCAGCCACCAGCAGGAGCCCTACGCTGCATCAATGCCAAGACGGGCAAGGTAAAGTGGGAGAAGCCCGACTTCGGCATCGCCCACGCCATTCTCGTCGGCGACAAACTGCTGCTCACCAAAGTCAGCGGTGAATTAGTGCTAGTCGCTGCATCGCCCGATGGCTACCGCGAACTGGCAACATTCACGGTCGCTCGCCCACGTGATCCCAGCCACAACATCCTGCGGCCGCTGCCGGCCCTCTCGCAAGGTCGCTACCTGACGCGAACTACGGAGGCGGGCCAAGGAAAGTTGATTTGCTTGCGCGTGGGAGAATAA
- a CDS encoding sugar phosphate isomerase/epimerase family protein, which produces MTASSDDSLAAQSSLSRREIFAYSAAFGTSFLATQGLLADDKTKTPGPASVGGNAKPTKRYEMKKSINLWALPYPQKMSLVECFKLCKDAGFDAVEVNYALDGDLSPDSTPEQIKAIGEQARRIGIEISGVCSFLFWPYAFTHEDPDRRKKGVELALKMIEAARLVGTENLLCVPGSVYAPWIPDEPPVAHDVALARATEGVKKMLPAAEKNQVYINIENIFANGFLHSPQEINQFVDSFHSKWVKVHFDTGNIMQYHFPEHWIPQLGKRIQNIHLKEYSKKVHEFNLNTFRLLLDGTTNWPAVLEALDQTSYRGYLTFEYFNPFPHWPEAIVYHTSDAMDRMLGRKA; this is translated from the coding sequence ATGACTGCCTCTTCTGATGACTCGCTCGCCGCGCAAAGCTCGCTCAGCCGTCGCGAAATCTTCGCTTACTCGGCGGCGTTTGGTACTTCGTTTTTGGCAACGCAAGGTTTGCTCGCCGATGATAAGACGAAAACGCCGGGACCGGCTTCGGTCGGTGGAAATGCGAAGCCGACGAAGCGATACGAGATGAAGAAGTCGATCAATCTCTGGGCGTTGCCGTATCCGCAGAAGATGTCCCTCGTCGAGTGTTTCAAGCTTTGCAAGGACGCCGGTTTTGATGCGGTCGAAGTGAATTACGCACTCGACGGCGACTTGTCGCCCGATTCAACTCCCGAGCAGATCAAAGCGATCGGCGAACAGGCCCGCCGCATCGGCATCGAGATCAGCGGCGTGTGCTCGTTTCTCTTTTGGCCCTATGCGTTCACGCACGAGGATCCCGATCGCCGTAAGAAGGGCGTAGAGCTCGCATTGAAGATGATCGAAGCCGCTCGCCTGGTCGGCACCGAGAACCTGCTCTGCGTGCCGGGCTCCGTCTACGCGCCGTGGATTCCCGACGAACCGCCCGTCGCTCACGACGTAGCGCTCGCGCGCGCGACCGAAGGAGTGAAGAAGATGCTCCCCGCGGCCGAGAAAAATCAGGTTTACATCAACATCGAAAACATCTTCGCCAACGGCTTTCTGCACAGCCCGCAAGAGATCAACCAGTTCGTCGACTCATTCCACAGCAAGTGGGTGAAGGTTCACTTCGATACTGGCAACATCATGCAGTATCACTTCCCGGAGCACTGGATCCCGCAGCTTGGTAAACGAATCCAGAACATTCACCTTAAGGAGTACAGCAAAAAGGTGCATGAGTTCAACCTCAACACCTTCCGCTTACTTCTCGACGGCACGACGAACTGGCCCGCGGTCCTCGAAGCACTCGACCAGACCAGCTATCGCGGCTATCTCACGTTCGAATACTTCAACCCATTCCCGCACTGGCCTGAAGCGATTGTCTATCACACCAGCGATGCGATGGATCGGATGCTGGGACGGAAGGCGTAG
- a CDS encoding type II toxin-antitoxin system VapC family toxin, with the protein MKLLLDTQIFLWLIAGDPRLPRAWHVAITDNSADVALSVASIWEATIKFQIGKLPLPGPAEMFLPAARESHQISSLPINEEAIVELAKLPLLHRDPFDRIIVAQAIQDQRILVTADQTLRQYPVRCLS; encoded by the coding sequence ATGAAGTTGCTACTAGATACGCAGATTTTTCTTTGGCTGATCGCTGGTGACCCCCGGTTACCGAGGGCGTGGCATGTCGCGATCACGGACAATTCGGCCGATGTGGCCTTGAGTGTTGCTTCGATTTGGGAAGCAACGATCAAGTTCCAAATCGGCAAACTGCCGTTGCCAGGGCCTGCCGAGATGTTTCTTCCAGCCGCACGCGAGAGTCATCAGATCAGTTCGCTACCCATCAATGAGGAAGCGATTGTCGAACTCGCGAAACTTCCATTGTTGCATCGCGATCCATTTGACCGAATCATCGTTGCGCAGGCGATTCAAGATCAGCGCATTCTGGTAACTGCTGATCAGACGCTTCGGCAGTATCCCGTTCGTTGCCTGAGCTAA
- the fusA gene encoding elongation factor G, with product MASRTLEKIRNIGIIAHIDAGKTTVTEKMLFYSGAKHRPGGVDLGTTTTDDDAEEQERGITIYAACVTFNWKDIVVNLLDTPGHVDFTAEVERCLRVLDGAVVVFSAREGVEAQSETVWRQADKYKVPRICFINKLDREGANFEAVVGQITDRLNGNPLVIAIPVGIGPAHYPSPFRGVIDLVEMKCITFPADPLVREIYVGEIPEDHALDAAAWREQMLEKLYSFSNEMMSLALEEKPIPPELIRKTLREATLAMQIQPVLCGSALHGMGVQPVLDAVGYYLPSPADMPPVEGEAVGDKKKKSATDKRAPKPDEPFCGLVFKVLPAKTGDMHWVRVYSGVLKSNSRVLNPGKDIKENVAQLWHIHATRKEEQVDEARCGDIVGIIGLRQSITGDTICDTREPILLETIKFPETVISMAIEPENSTERKKLNDTLDMLKRQDPTLSVISGETGQTLISGMGELHLEVVKNRLLRDFALNVKFHKPQVSYRESIDHAVEVVGECNRLINGKQLFAKVRLKMEPVSGAASPVQVLNFNPVDGVPAELMTVAVDELKGKGEGGGLIAGFPLIKIRVSVLGGEWNPEQTTDVAMKVAAADAFEKGLEQGGRVLLEPIMKLDIVTPDDYHGDFVGDLQRRRAIISRTDNRGTLTTIEAHAPLKELFGYSSAMRSLSQGRASCSMEPLMYAPAPPEVVKTFEM from the coding sequence ATGGCTTCTCGTACTCTCGAAAAAATCCGCAACATCGGCATCATTGCCCACATCGACGCCGGCAAGACCACGGTTACGGAGAAGATGTTGTTTTACAGCGGCGCCAAGCACCGTCCGGGCGGCGTCGATTTGGGAACGACGACGACCGACGACGATGCCGAAGAGCAGGAACGCGGCATCACGATCTACGCCGCGTGCGTGACGTTCAACTGGAAGGACATCGTCGTCAATCTGCTCGATACTCCCGGCCACGTCGACTTCACGGCCGAGGTCGAGCGTTGCCTGCGTGTGCTCGATGGCGCTGTCGTGGTTTTCAGTGCTCGCGAAGGTGTCGAAGCGCAGAGCGAAACTGTCTGGCGACAAGCCGACAAATACAAAGTGCCGCGGATCTGCTTCATCAACAAGCTCGACCGCGAAGGAGCCAACTTCGAAGCCGTCGTCGGTCAGATCACCGACCGGCTGAACGGCAATCCGCTGGTCATCGCCATTCCGGTCGGCATCGGCCCGGCGCACTATCCCAGCCCGTTTCGCGGTGTGATCGATCTCGTGGAAATGAAGTGCATCACCTTCCCCGCCGATCCGCTTGTTCGCGAGATCTACGTCGGCGAAATTCCGGAAGATCACGCGCTCGATGCCGCCGCCTGGCGCGAACAGATGCTCGAAAAGCTCTACAGCTTTAGCAACGAGATGATGAGTCTCGCACTCGAAGAAAAACCGATCCCGCCGGAACTGATCCGCAAAACGCTCCGCGAAGCGACGCTGGCGATGCAGATTCAGCCGGTCTTATGCGGCAGTGCGCTGCACGGCATGGGTGTGCAACCTGTGCTCGACGCAGTCGGCTACTATTTGCCCAGCCCGGCTGACATGCCGCCCGTCGAAGGCGAAGCCGTCGGCGATAAGAAGAAAAAATCTGCGACGGATAAGCGCGCACCAAAACCCGACGAGCCGTTCTGCGGCTTGGTGTTCAAGGTGCTGCCGGCGAAGACGGGCGACATGCACTGGGTCCGCGTTTATTCGGGCGTGCTCAAGTCGAACTCGCGCGTGCTGAATCCCGGCAAAGACATCAAAGAGAACGTCGCGCAGCTGTGGCACATTCATGCGACCCGCAAGGAAGAGCAAGTCGACGAGGCCCGCTGCGGCGACATCGTCGGCATCATCGGCCTGCGGCAGTCGATCACCGGCGATACGATCTGTGACACGCGCGAGCCTATCCTGCTTGAAACGATCAAGTTCCCCGAGACGGTTATCTCGATGGCGATCGAGCCCGAGAACAGCACCGAACGGAAGAAGCTCAACGACACGCTCGACATGCTCAAGCGGCAGGACCCGACGCTCTCGGTCATCTCCGGCGAAACCGGCCAAACGCTGATCAGCGGCATGGGTGAATTGCATCTCGAAGTGGTGAAGAACCGCCTGCTGCGTGACTTTGCGCTCAACGTGAAGTTCCACAAGCCGCAGGTGAGCTATCGCGAGTCGATCGATCACGCGGTGGAAGTCGTTGGGGAATGCAACCGCCTGATCAACGGCAAACAGTTGTTTGCGAAAGTCCGGCTCAAGATGGAACCGGTCAGCGGGGCAGCTTCGCCGGTGCAGGTCCTCAATTTCAATCCTGTTGATGGCGTGCCAGCGGAGCTGATGACCGTTGCCGTCGATGAACTCAAGGGCAAGGGCGAAGGGGGCGGTTTGATCGCGGGTTTCCCACTGATCAAGATCCGCGTGAGCGTGCTGGGTGGCGAGTGGAACCCGGAACAAACCACCGACGTCGCCATGAAAGTCGCGGCCGCCGATGCCTTCGAAAAGGGACTCGAGCAGGGAGGCAGGGTCCTGCTCGAGCCGATCATGAAGCTCGACATCGTCACCCCCGACGATTACCACGGCGACTTCGTCGGCGACCTGCAACGCCGCCGCGCGATCATTTCTCGCACCGACAACCGTGGCACGCTCACCACCATCGAAGCCCACGCACCGCTGAAAGAACTCTTCGGCTATTCCTCAGCGATGCGCAGCCTGAGCCAAGGCCGCGCCAGTTGCTCGATGGAACCCCTCATGTACGCTCCGGCGCCGCCCGAAGTGGTGAAGACGTTTGAGATGTAG
- the rpsG gene encoding 30S ribosomal protein S7: protein MGKITASATTLKPDPRYRSVLAGKFINCLMFSGKKSVAQVLFYDALDQIKEKIPDKEPIEVFHAAVENVKPYVEVRSRRVGGAAYQVPMQVNRNRQQSLAIRWILAACREKKGRPMFQKLADELMAAYNKEGVAFTKRENVHRMADANKAFAHFAW, encoded by the coding sequence ATGGGCAAGATTACTGCCAGTGCGACCACCCTCAAGCCGGATCCACGTTATCGTTCGGTCCTGGCCGGCAAGTTCATCAACTGCTTGATGTTCAGCGGTAAGAAGAGCGTCGCTCAGGTGCTCTTCTACGACGCGCTCGACCAGATCAAGGAAAAGATTCCGGACAAGGAACCGATCGAGGTCTTCCACGCTGCCGTCGAAAACGTGAAGCCCTACGTCGAAGTTCGCAGCCGCCGCGTCGGTGGTGCTGCTTACCAGGTTCCGATGCAGGTCAATCGTAACCGTCAGCAATCGCTGGCCATCCGCTGGATTCTCGCTGCTTGCCGCGAGAAGAAGGGTCGCCCGATGTTCCAAAAGCTGGCCGACGAACTGATGGCCGCCTACAACAAGGAAGGCGTCGCCTTCACCAAGCGCGAAAACGTGCACCGCATGGCCGACGCCAACAAGGCGTTCGCTCACTTCGCCTGGTAG
- the rpsL gene encoding 30S ribosomal protein S12, which yields MPTINQLVRKPRRQKRVFSKSPVLEKNPFKQGVCLIVRTMTPKKPNSALRKITRVRLSTGREVTVYIPGEGHNLQEHSIVLVRGGRIRDLPGVRYHVVRGVRDTLGVSGRKQARSKYGAKGS from the coding sequence ATGCCCACGATCAATCAATTGGTCCGCAAACCACGCCGCCAGAAGCGCGTGTTCAGCAAGTCGCCCGTGCTGGAGAAGAACCCCTTCAAGCAGGGCGTGTGCTTGATTGTGCGCACCATGACTCCCAAGAAGCCGAACTCGGCTCTGCGGAAGATCACTCGCGTGCGCCTCAGCACCGGTCGCGAAGTGACCGTGTACATCCCAGGCGAAGGTCACAACCTGCAAGAACACTCGATCGTGCTCGTGCGTGGTGGCCGTATTCGCGATCTACCGGGTGTGCGCTATCACGTCGTCCGCGGCGTCCGCGATACGCTGGGCGTTTCGGGCCGCAAACAGGCCCGCAGTAAGTACGGGGCTAAGGGAAGCTAA